A portion of the Cryptomeria japonica chromosome 5, Sugi_1.0, whole genome shotgun sequence genome contains these proteins:
- the LOC131057120 gene encoding uncharacterized protein LOC131057120, with protein MEDNPSLQLPPREWVCEKCGKTFPARKSHNGHQKTHGRYGKNQIVPPERPEQSPEALEGPRTRSVCVAAPRLPSVELGIGPDPLGRIPDERPPTLHQFLPLPKDDKAD; from the exons atggaagataatcCTTCTTTGCAATTGCCTCCGCGGGAATGGGTGTGTGAAAAGTGTGGCAAGACGTTCCCCGCCCGGAAATCTCACAATGGACACCAGAAAACCCATGGCAGGT ACGGAAAGAACCAAATTGTGCCTCCAGAGCGGCCTGAGCAGTCACCTGAAGCGTTGGAGGGGCCTCGAACTCGAAGCGTCTGTGTTGCTGCTCCACGTTTGCCGAGCGTCGAGCTTGGAATTGGACCCGATCCTTTAGG ACGAATTCCAGACGAAAGACCTCCGACTCTTCACCAGTTCTTACCTCTCCCTAAGGATGATAAAGCAGATTAA